Sequence from the Thunnus maccoyii chromosome 22, fThuMac1.1, whole genome shotgun sequence genome:
CAGATGTTTTGTTAACGTCAGTGTTGGTGAGCACCCTGCATTTAATACTGAAcagatcattttgtttttttttatttccttataTACTGAAAATGTAGAATTCTGTTCATTTAAGACgttttccatttgaaaaagTACTTAAACAGTTTTGAATCTTATTTGAAACAGTACCAAAGAGAATTGATGACGCTAACACAAATGGACCTCCAGTGGAAGATGATACTGAGGCACATCGTGGTAAATGTCTGAGTTATTCCAGAAAGTTATAGTTTCTTTGATACAAcaagatattttgttttttttatatcctcttttttaaccatttaataattaattatcagAATGGATAACCatattgttggaaaaaaatgcataaaaatctTAAGCCTGCCCTTTTTCTCAACTCAACACTTTCTTATATTTCTTCAGATGCTGCAAAGGAGAGGACTTCCTATGCCATTGCCTTTCCCATTGTTGGTCTCATTGTTATTGTTGGAGTGCTGGTGAAACGTGGAATGATCAGTAAGTTATacatttttacagcattttattatcaacattttAAGTCCTGAACTGTGATCACTGTGAAGCAGATCTCTGTTGGATGATGAAGGATTAACAGTAACACAATAGGTTCTTTGGCTTTTTGCTCTGCAGGAAATCAGAGGTGAGATCAAACACTGAGACTCCACATTTACTATGTTTGAGTAATATTTTAAGGCATTTATACTGAAACCCAATattatcttgttcaatattATCGTTCATTGACTTTCAGGGCAATAACATTGCATACATACATGCtaatataatgtttataatgtcaTTTCTAtacaataaaatctaaaaacgGACAATTAAGTTTATAATAAGCAAGTGAAGAGTTTGCAGTTCAATAATGCACAACAATGATGCACAGTTCATTTCTTTGAaaatcagttttgttattttgcagaCTTTTGCCTTATtgtgatgtgtgtatatatatcataaaatatcattgtGGTGATAATGTATACACAAGCTTCCTTTGAAATAGCATGAATTCAGTGTGTCACAAACTGGTTGTCATGTTCTCTCAGAGAATCGTAGGAGGGGGCAAGAAGGAGAGATGGTGCCAAACAACATCCAAATGATGATGAACCAAGCAGCAGAAGCCTGAAAAATATCCACAGGAGAATATCTGTCTCCACCCAAAAACACCTGCCCTGtattgttttgaaatattttgttatttttctgttttcagaaagcaaaaaaatatcCAGCAAGAGGTGTAGTGATGATCAGCAGATTATCTGTTGCACTGAGAGAACGACCGTGAATCACCTCAATGATCGAAAACTATTCTAGCCTCACCAGCTTTACCAAAGTGCTATTAAAAAAACTCCATCAACTTCCCCATATGGACTAGTTAAAGaattacacatttttaacaataaTGGTTCAAGAAGCACAGTTtggggaaaagaaagaaaaacttttatcaaaaatatacagaacaattttaaaatggtactgtatgtgattttttttgtttgtttttgtgataaCTTCACTGTTACGCTGTTCCAGGGCTGTAGGACAACTTTTTATGACTTGAATAACATTGAGAAACTGGCTTTTAGATTAATCTCAGTCAGTCTACTGTACTGCAATGCTTTTTGCTTGTTTACCTGAGAACAAGGACagagtattttctgttttgcacaGGAGAATATCCGTCTCCACCCAAAAACACCTGCCCTGtattgttttgaaatattttgttacttttctgttttcagaaagCAGCACTGACAGTTTGACCAGAACTGATGCCCATACCAAATAGATTAACTGGATgaacaatattcatattttgtatgtatgacTTAAGTGTAACAACCACCTCTTGTACAGCAGTGGAGTCAGTGATATATtgctgctgatctgtgtgtttacaatgaCTCTTGACTGGTTGAAGCTGGTACAGCAGACTGTAAACCAATCTGTGTGTCCATCTCTCATGTAACTTCACTGTCGGACACTTTTGAAAAAATTCCTGCACAAATTTTAATTagacatacacaaaatatttctacagcttcTGCAGGCATCTGTTTCCAAAATATATTCAGGTGGAGATAAAAACCTTATACttcagtgtgttcaaacttcTTTCAAACTATGTACAATTATGGTTACTGACTTTCTCTCCACCTCCCTACACTCATATTTTGAGTGTAATTCATTTGTCAGAAAAGAGGCAAAATGCGCtataaacaaagttaaagatgatCTGActgataacttttttttcaacattttctctaGATATCTAGATAATCTCATTATCATCAATTCTTTTGGCCACGATAATCGTGTTGTCAAAATCTGATATTGTGACAGCCCTAATGTGCACATTATATCTGCGTGCACAAAACTTTTTCACACctgcacaaaatatttctacagctgcaaaaatttattacacattcacaaatcatttcacaagctcaaaataTTATTGACAATTATTTGATTCCATAAACCATCTCTATCTTCTTCTATGATTAGGAGTTGGTGTCGTTTGAATTGAGCTCTCCAGTCAAATTCTTAGAGAAGTTGGTTAGTTGAATTACGTCAGCCTCAACTAATTTTCCGgtaattacattatcatttgaCTTTCCACTATCAGTCGTTCCTGACTTATAACTCACCATTGAGCACATATCACGCTCATTCTGGttgattattcatttatctgtttgcactaataaatcatttattcactTGTTAACcagttttattaaataaatatgcattatCAGTATTTCATTGTCTGTGGCTTCAATCCAAGCAGAGTATAAGATCCCTGTATCGTAACACACTAATTCAGACGTGAGATTGATAAAAGTGTTTCTATGTTTCTTCTCAGCACAGTTGAAGGATAAAAAGGGAAGTGGTGCTGTGATCAAAGGAggattttatattattaaatgtGGATGTTCCTACACAGGTTCACCTTtaacacagtttaaacacaaattatgtaCTTGAACAAtatgattaatagattaaaatGTGCCTTACATTTCTTTCTTGCCTCATGGTCAGccatggtgaaaaatgtggcaTTGTTGTACTGCAGTccactttatatatatataaagtatggGAAGAAGGAAGATTACCTACCAGTTGGAAAGATACAGATGTAATACCTATAATAAAACCAGGAAGGTCCAACAAACTATGGACCAGTTGTACTTACCTCACACATTGAGAGAGAATGACATTCTGTATAGAAAGTCGAGGATTGATTTCTCTTTACCAGAAAGGGCGGGGAACAATGGATCCAGTAATTTGTTTGGagacagaaatgagaaaatcccAAATTAATAAAGAAGCCATACTggcagtgttttttaatgtagaGAAAGCTGATGATATTGTAtggaaatgattcattttaatgaTTAAATTAGATAAAATGGGAATAACAGGAAGAACTTCCAAttggattcattttttttatttgatagaTATATTCAGGTTAAAATTGGAACAGCATTATCTACTCGGTATAAGGCAGATAACTCCTCAGGGCCTTGTGATCAGCCCAATACTTTTTTCCATTATGATTAATGATGTGTTCTCTGACATatgttgtgacattttaaaaatcattatttgcTGCTGATGGGCCGATATGGAAAAGGGGGAAGAATATAACACTAATTCAAGGCCAGACACAAGAAATGGTCATACTCATAGAGATTTAAGTTTTCAGTAGAAAAGACAAAGGTAGTGAGAAGCTGGTATAAAGATGTATGGGAAACAGAGCAGGTAAGCTGACCTGGAgatgatttagtttttttcctccCAGTCCTAATGGAAATAGGAACTCTGGCTCACACTCCAGCATAGTGAGTGGCGCTGTTGCCACTCGCTAttgaacaaaagaagaagaagatatttCTATCGCGAGATCTGGCCACACTGCCCGCTTTCTCCTCCTGTTCTCGTCTGGTCGAGGTAAGAGCGCACACATTTCTGTTAGTACATGCAGGGGCAAACTTTTTCATTATATTAGATAAAGTGAAGGACCTGAAAGATGTtgcttttaatataaaacatactgtactgcagtGGAGACTCAGCTGTTTCATCTTGTTTATTTGCTCGATTGGTGTTTTAGCAGCAACACCGGCCAGCATTAGCTTAAATCCACTACCATCCTGCAGTAACACTGAGTAATTTCATCAGATTGACTTTATTCACATGAACGACAACATATTTTCTAAATGCTCCATGTAGTATTTGTTAGAAAAAACAGGCCCAACGTGATTTAATGCCCACTTTTAGAAATGACCGCTCCTCCTTGTTGGCGGGGCTGCTAGCAGCGTCTCTCAATGATGAAAACTTTCACAGACCTGTACTGAATGACTGTGATTGCACTTTTTTATTCTGATGCGAGACGCTTTCTAAAATAAAGATGCTTTTGAGCGCCTCATGCCGTCCTGAGCACGCTGCATGTTAGCGTCATGTTAGCAGCTGTAGCTAAAATATCTCTGCACACTTTCTCCTCCAGGTGGTGAAGACACATTCAGAGCAGGCCTGCTGCAGAGGTAATTTCTCCTTTATTCTGTTAAACTGGACACGCATTAGtgttaaaagcaaataaaagtgATATGATTGGAATAGCATGAAACATAATATGAAGTCTCATGCTACAATGATGCTCTCTTTGAACTCTCTCACTGAATCTCTTGAGGAAACTTTATTATTCAAAATACTGAGTAGCATGAAACTGCTTATTTAGAAGTGTGCACATGAATCTGCCATTTAAACCCACAAAATGCTTATTTTTGTTCCTCAGGTGTCAGTGGAGCTTGGTGAAACTCTGTGTGAAGGTAATTACAATCTTTGGAGTCTATTAGACAATTGCCTATAATTTCTTGTCTATTCAGTAACTTGTTTATTGACAGGCTCGCATGATAGGAGGAAAATCCGCGATAACATTGTTCGATATTACAATGATGATATGACCTCGATAAACACATATTGAAGTGTGCATAGTTCCTATGTCTTTCTGCTTTCATTGGTACACTGAATTTGTCAGATATAGACCCCAAACATTGAATAGCCTGTGTCtaatgaataaagaaatgaaataaattattttgaacATGCTTTATTGAACAAATTGCACCCTACCCAATCAAttaaacagaacattaattTAAAGTTGCTATATatgacattcagccccactagatgtcacactAGACCAACGGTATCTGAGAAGCACAGAGAAAGCAGCCCCTGAACTCAGATCAAACcgtcaaactaggcagtgctgataaaatatgaatcaagattctgttactgcattgcctatttctcacctcgggttttttcagaaacatttcagtgaacTGTTAAGCTGTAAAATGAGAGTTTGTGACGAGCCAAAACCAAGTGCCGACCAACTTGCAGAACACCACCTGCTATGTCACCACCAGCTGAACATCAAGTCAAGTCAACTTATTTATATCGTgttaaatcacaacagaagttatctaagggcacttttcacacaaaGGGAGGATGGCGGCGGTCTGTCTTTGCCATTAGCCTCTATAAATGCGTGGAGGGCCAACGGTTTCACatggagggactcacatgcacctGCAGCTGGACCAGCTactaaaacaaagaacagagaagctcagataaCACATAGAGGGAATGTGACTTTATTTTCTGCTCAGGACGCCATCACTCtactatatctttacatagcaagTAGCACTATTTTAGACATTAGTGACAAACAGATGTTTATTTCTAGGGGTGGTTTATTTGCTAGTAAAGTATGAAGTATACTGTGAACTTTCTATGCCGTCACTCAGAGACTTAATGATTTATCAGTCAGGTCTAATATTGACCAACCTTTTAATTGGGAGCTCAGTGCTGCAGTGATGAATCTCTGAACTCTCTCTTACTGAATCAGCCTTTGAAGAAACTTCTTTACCAGATTCTGAGTGGCATACATGGGCTCCAATGAACTCTTGAAATTTCCTAAAGTAGTCTTCAGAAATGGTCTCTGACTTAAGAaactgtttccatggaaacttGAAGTTTTGTTCTTGTCCTCAACAGATGAGCAGCACTGGTCCAGAAAGCTTAAGGCTCAGCCTTGAAAGGTGAGTAACAAGTACAAAACTCCAGGTCCAAATTCCACAAGGGTCATAACTGATGAGTTTTCAAATAGACAAGCATATGCCTGATTCAAGTGATGCTAGCCTTTTAATCTGATCAGCCCTTTAAGATACTGAAGCTCAGTGTAAACTTGGGTTTTTTGACTAACCACTGATCATCTTTGTAGGTCTGTCTGCACGATCTTCTCACTGAactcacagcagctgaaacatgCACAGAGGTacgttggttttttttttgaagaccATATTGTGTACTGGGgcataaaaatgatgattactTTTAATGACAAGCATATGCCTGAATTTACTGATGTCAACCTTTAATCTGATTGCCCTTTGATGGAGCTTGTATTAAATCTTTAATTCCTAAGCTTTAGATTTACTTATTGCTGTTTCTCTGCTAGGTGGGAGTTTGACTAGAGGTTTGAGGAAGGATGCTGCCTGGTGACCATCTCAACATGTAAGTTTCaatgtgatttgtttttgtgaaaaaacaCTTATCAGAAAAACCTTTCCTACCAGGCACCTAAAACATATAAAGGTTTTGGCCAAATCAGAATTGGTCAGATtagctaaaaaaacaaaaactaacaaCTTAATGCTTCCTTAGGGTTCAATGTATGTTGCAGTTTGTTTCCTGCattcttaaaatgaaaaacaaggtGTTTCTGACTGTTTGAAAGGATGACATGGGGTAATACCCATCAAACAGCTGGACGACTAATGTCACATGGCAGTTTGTCACCAAAGCCCTGATCAAACATTAAAGTCTTAAATGTGCCGCCTGAAGTTATTTCTGCTTTGTATTAAGTTGCGTTTCTTTGTAGGATCTCTTCAGCGGATCCTTGAAGATGAGGACACCATGAGTTTCATGGTAAGATTTTATATTTCTAGATTACATGACGTCACCAGTAATGCAGTTCCAATGATGATGATACTTAGCTCACTTTGAACCAATGTGAAACGACATGAACTTCTGagaaactgcattttaattacagcttctGTTCCAGTTTAACTCTAAATTAGCTTTGAATTTGTATTGAGTGAACTTGTGTTCTGTTAACAGATGGTGCAGCGACTGCTTCAGCAACATCACTGAGGTGCTCTAGCTGGAGGTAAGATGTCCCATGACTGTGGAAACATGTTACCAGTAGCCCAAATTCTCAGACCTGCTGAAAATGATGAGATATATTTGGAATCTCGTTCGTCTGAACTGCTGTTGAGAAATGGAATATCTGACATCAGTGAAGGTCAACAATGAAGTAGTGTGCAACGCTGACATTTTGTGCTCAGACCTGACGGTTTCTTGTCTGTCACAGGTACCTGCCTTTGAACATTTGGGAAGATGCTGTGATCCTCTCTTCCTCCGAGTGTCTGCACAGGTGAGTCTGTCTGTTACACAGTAACATCAAGTCCAAATCAATGAAGGCCACGGTCACATCCGGTTTCCTTCATGATGACACCCGCACATGTCTTACGCCTTGTGTCAACGCTAGACCTGAAAAGGTGGACCCACTGGTGTTGCCTTGGCAATAAGGGGAAAACCTGTTGGGGTTACCAACAGTCTGAATGGGAACAAGCTTAAGATGGGTGTGACAACTGACTTTAGATGTAGTTATGAAAGACTTGATGTGGGTGATTACACAGTTCTGGTATTATTAGACTTGTGTGTTTTAGTTACAAATTGCATCAAATTGAATGTAATTAGTGCAAATTAGTCACTGAAGCTCAATTTTAGCATCTTGGTGAAAAGGATGCATACTAACCTGAATAACTTGTCTGCACCTTTAGGGCCAAGCTGCCTGTCAAACTATCCATGAAGCAAGATGATGGAGGTACGTTTTAACCTCAACCACCACAGTCACATGAACACTGTGGAATGCCGAAGGGATGATCTGCTCTCATCAGTCGTCTTACCTTCCTGGTACCAAGCTTTCCAACGTACCCCTCCATCAGACCTCTATTGGCCGGATAAGACACTGAGAACCCTGGTTTGGGCTATGCCAGGTGTAAGGTGATCTTCCGGTTCCCTCAAAGGAGGTTCTGATGGATTGGACTGTTTGTTGCCTGGATGTATGACTGAAAAATTATGCTGATCACATTCCTAAACAGTAATTCTATGTACCAGCAGGCAGGTGTAAAGTGTTCTTCTTTTTGCTCTTAAACTTTTAGGATGACATCAAGTTTTAGAGGTCGTCTGGATTGTTCAAGCTTGTCCCAGAGTTGAGGTAAGCATCTGTCGGTGCTGTCATGTTTACTGGCCTTTCTTGAGTACAAGTGATGAGTTTCTTTTACCGCCCCAGTCTGAAAATTCATGACTGATTGGTACCCCTCTGATCCAGAGACTTCAAGAAATCACCTCCTTCACTAATCAAACTGGATTGACTAAACCCTTTTCTGTTGTTGCAGGTTTGGCGCTGTTGTGGTCCGCAGTGTTTGGAACAGTGCTGAAACGCTTGCAACAGGTAAATTGGCAGGCATAACAATGATTTGACAACTCATTCCCAAACCCACTCATTTCTAGTAAGGcatgtccttgacaaaatgtaaggggcGTAGGTTTGTTAGCGACCGTTCTCTCCACCGTTCAAAACTACtttgcatttagaaatccctGACCTCGGATGTGgaaacctgcaaaaataaatggaaacaaGTCTGTTCTGTTTACATGTAAATCTGGAAGTTCTATTTATATCCTTAGTTCTCCAGTAACAGGCAAAGTACATGGGCAAGTATGAGAACAGTGCTGTAGGTGATGCACCCAGTTGTCTAcgcaaacacaaaaaagcaagTGTATCTTCAGCCTAAGACACCACAATACCCCAAAACATTAGCAGCCAAGAGAATGCATTGTTTCTGTGTGACTTCACAAAGGTGAAATTTAGCAATTTTAGTTCTAATGGTAAAAGGTTGTAAGTGGACAAATGCTGAACATAATTTAGACAGAAGACATGAAGTAAAGGGGAAAGAGATGAGGTGACATGCGGCAAAGATCCTCTGCTAGAATTGAACTGCAGACATTGCAAAGGTCTTTACCAGTAGGCGACTGGGGCATGCCATGCTGAACATAGTTTTGAAAAGTTCAGGTCTTCTAGTTGACCTGTCAGTGTATCTGGTTTATAAcgagatgtttttctttcaggtCTGGCAGCATGAAGTCATCATATTCTCTTGGTCTCGTGCTCACCGGCAGCCACAGTTGGTAAGTTGTAGTCTTTTTGATTTGGAAGATGTTTCAGAATCTGGAAGTGTTGAATCTTCAAGTGTCCAGTCTTAAAGTAGAAGTGATGAGTTTCTTTTACCGCCCCAGTCTGAAGATTCATGACTGATTGGTACCCCTCTGATCATGAGACTGAAAGCTTCAGTGTCTTAGTCGTATTAGTCACACATTTAAAAGTACGTTCTCTTGTTTCAGGTCTCTGCCCAAACCAGCTGGATCTATTGCTCCACTGTCTGCTGCTTTGGAGTGTTTGGTAAGAACTTTAGACTGGAATTTCCAAAGCTGATGTAGAAATGATGAGTTTCTTTTACCGCCCCAGTCTGAAGATTCATGACTGATTGGTACCCCTCTGATCAAAACTATTTTAGCTCTAACCAAGTTCAGCTGTCTTCCACCCCTTTttctaagattttttttttctcctctgcagaCGCTGGACAGATCTGAGTGCCAACATGGAAGATCTATTAACCATCTTGTGCTGCTGACAGCTGCAGTTGAAGTTCCTCTAGAGCTCAATACAGGCTTTAGGCCTGCAGTACTTAATATACCAGGTACCTTGGTCATTCATGGAATAGAAGTTGCTGTGACTGATAATTTTGGAAGAATTTAAAGTGTTGTACTCTAAACAAgtattgcttttcttttattatttaatacCTTCCTGATTGACTGAACTGAGTTTCTGGTAAACTGTTTTGATGGTgcaaatttcaaataaaagtgtcAAACTAGCTTGTGTAGTCCAATACTTCAGTGTCTTCACAGGCCCAAAGTTCTACAAAAAACATCAGGACACTAAAGTCAGAAATGCCACATTAAAACTATTAGGTCTAAATAGGGTTAAGTGGAACGAGTCATTTTATTGGTTCCTGACAGTTTAAATAGTCTGAGTGGATTCAGAGTACATAGTGTTCTTTACACACAGAAAATTTAGCTCCTGTGCTGCAACTGACCTTCAGCAGCACATATGTAACAAGCTTTTAAAGATGGTCGACAGACATGAAGGAAAACTTATGTTATAGTAGACTTACATGAGATGGGAACAAATACTGAATACAATGTGTTATGACATAGTACTACTATAATATTGGATGAAATATAGTGAGTAGTCGCTTGAGGATCTATATAATAAACCTCTACATGTCATTGATTTCATCGACACAATAACTTTAGTaagcatttacatttattaagaaaaaaaacatgatgcacAAATCATCTGATGTACCACAGTATAAAAGTGGGGACTCGTGAGAAGTGTTCAGTCATCACATTGCATACATAGTTATATGTAAACAAAATTCATTCAGGTTTGTTTCAATTAGACACATTTCCGCTGGTTAAATGTGTCTCCTTCCCTCAAACATAACACTAAAATCAAAGgatgtgcagctgtgtgttcCAGTGATCACAGACAGAAAGCGCTGTTGTCTGGTTACTGCACACAGCAGGTGAGGGAACAAAATGTAGACTGCTGTTAAGCTCTGTGTCAATACTTCTGATGCCTGCAGTCTGATCAAGAAGTCATGACAGAGCTCGCCAAACAAGAGGCTGCAGTTTCGCCATTTTAAATAGGACACACAGTCAGTCAGCGGTGAAGATCCTTGCAGCGATATCATCTAGTAGCCAGTCCACTCCAGCTAACAAGTTCTCTCCTGTTACTGCACTGCAACCAATGATACACCAGTGATGACTTTTAATCTCATCCAGAGCCAGCGCCTGCGGGAAAACACAGTAGAGAAGTGACTATTGCTGTaaataatgaagaaataattagatttacaatttctttttaaaccaaCTACAATCTGATACCAAGAGTATGAATCAATACTGTATCAGTACAATAATAATGTGAGAGGAGCTCACCTCTCGTATTGCCTCTTTTGACAGGGCTCCTGGTAAATCCTGTTTGTTGGCAAACACCAGCAACGTGGCCCCAGCTAACCTCTGCAGGGAGGAAGGATGATACAGCACATGTTGACGCTGTCTTTCATTTGACATATTGCAGTATTTGAAGTGCACATTGATTCCGATTAAATACTGTAGCTTTAAGGAGACATGTTGATCAGCTTCAATTGACACCTGTATGTGATACAGCAATTACAGtatgttaatatattttactATCTGCATGTTTACATTACACCAAAgatcatctttttttatgtttctccacACTTAACAATACAGCTGAATATAATAATGATGCATTaaacatttcagctttaaaCACAAGACTCCAAAATGAGGCTGCAGATTAAGGGGGCAATATGAAACAAAGCCAACATAAAAGATCCACAATTAACCACTAAACCCTAATTACTGTAGATGTGCTTCCCTAcaactcctgtgtgtgtgtgtcaatgtgtttgtgtataccTCCTCTAGCAGCAGTGCACTGAGCTCCTGCCTGCAGTCCTCCAGTCGGAGTCTGTCTGCGCTGTCCACCACCCACACCAGCCCGTCTGTGCTCTCAAAGTAGTTCCTCCAGTAGGAGCGCAGTGACTTCTGACCCCCTACGTCCCAAATATTCAATTTGAACCtagaaaacagagacagaaattaGAACAGAGGAGTGTGGAGTAAGTGAAACTTCATACAGCAGTTTCTAAAACCAGAGTCACACTGTCCCGCACAGTTACACAAATTTAAGTTCATAACAcagaaacaactgaaacaacaaaaaaagcagttaTAAATACTTAAATCAAAGACAAATAAGATTGTTATAAGAGCAAACTATGACAAATGTGCTTCATAAATAAGGCTTGAGGTAAGATTTTTCAGGAGTTTGTTGCTCAGACCCCCGGACAGATATTCAGCCAGGACAGCAAAAGCTTGGTTATTGAGCAGAAGCACAACCAGGAGCCCCTGTTCTGATGACCTGAGAGGCAAAGTGGATCTATGTGGCTTCAGCAACTCACTAATAAATGGTGGAGCCAAATTATGAAGTGGCTTGAGAGTAATTAGAAGGATTTTGAATTCCTATATTTAATAGGATGCTAATTTAACAAAGCCAGCACAGTGGACTCTTTGTTAGTAATGGTGCAGCAGAATTGTGAACTAATTATAGACATGCCTCAGATTCTTGGTTTGAACAAGAATACAGTACAGTCaaaacaagaggagaaaaacaaacaaacgatgATTTGTTCTGGCTGTTGGCAGGATAAGAAGGAGACTGACTGAAAATAACAGGAGTTAATAATAATCAAAGGTTTCTTAGTAGCCAGGGAATTTAAGCACTGATGTAAAATTTCAAAGGTCTGATTGTAGTCAACTTAAACGtccatttaagtcatttattatattacatattagGGCTATAACTAACAGttgatcgattagttgtttggtccataaaatgtcagaaagtggtgaaaaatgttgatcactgttccCAAAACGTCCTTAGTGTTTTGTCCACAATGCACACAacactaaagaaaccagaaaatattcacatttgagaagctggagtcagataatttggacattttttttcttaaaaaaataaaaattcaaaattcaaaattattactcgattatcaaaatagctggcgATTAATTTGATAGTTGGCAACTGAGCTGACAAATCAAGAAATTAGATGTCTAATTGGGAATTTGTGAtgtgcatttatgtttatttcatttaagaAGGGACAATGCACATTCATTAACATGAACACTTGGGTCCTTCATTTTAATGTGTCAGATTTTACCATACAGGCTAATTTTTATCTGCAGACCCCGGCAGGTTG
This genomic interval carries:
- the arl2 gene encoding ADP-ribosylation factor-like protein 2, translating into MGLLTILKKMKQKEREMRLLMLGLDNAGKTTILKKFNGEDVSTISPTLGFNIKTLEHRGFKLNIWDVGGQKSLRSYWRNYFESTDGLVWVVDSADRLRLEDCRQELSALLLEERLAGATLLVFANKQDLPGALSKEAIREALALDEIKSHHWCIIGCSAVTGENLLAGVDWLLDDIAARIFTAD